A region from the Panthera uncia isolate 11264 chromosome D3 unlocalized genomic scaffold, Puncia_PCG_1.0 HiC_scaffold_8, whole genome shotgun sequence genome encodes:
- the GTF2H3 gene encoding general transcription factor IIH subunit 3, whose translation MVSDEDELNLLVIIVDTNPIWWGKQGLKESQFTLSKCIDAVMVLGNSHLFMNRSNKLAVIASHIQESRFLYPGKNGRLGDFFGDPGNPPSEFSPSGSKDGKYELFTAANDIIAEEIKDLMTKSDIKGQHTETLLAGSLAKALCYIHRMNKEVKDNQEMKSRILVIKAAEDSALQYMNFMNVIFAAQKQNILIDACVLDSDSGLLQQACDITGGLYLKVPQMPSLLQYLLWVFLPDQDQRSQLILPPPIHVDYRAACFCHRNLIEIGYVCSVCLSIFCNFSPICTTCETAFKISLPPVLKAKKKKLKASA comes from the exons TTTACTTTATCAAAATGCATAGATGCTGTGATGGTGCTGGGAAATTCTCATTTATTCATGAATCGTTCCAACAAACTTGCCGTGATAGCAAGCCACATTCAAGAAAG TCGATTCTTATATCCTGGGAAGAATGGCAGACTTGGAGACTTCTTTGGAGACCCCGGCAACCCTCCTTCTGAATTCAGCCCCTCAGGGAGCAAAGACGGCAAATACGAGTTGTTCACAGCAGCGAATGACATCATTgctgaagaaattaaagatctcaTGACCAAGA gtgacataaaGGGTCAACATACGGAAACTCTGCTGGCGGGATCCCTCGCCAAAGCTCTTTGCT atattcatAGAATGAACAAGGAGGTTAAAG atAATCAAGAAATGAAATCGAGGATTTTG GTGATTAAGGCTGCGGAAGACAGCGCACTGCAGTACATGAACTTCATGAATGTCATTTTCGCAGCACAGAAGCAG AATATTTTGATCGATGCCTGTGTTTTAGACTCGGATTCGGGACTCCTCCAACAG GCCTGTGACATCACAGGGGGACTGTACTTGAAGGTGCCTCAGATGCCCTCCCTCCTGCAGTATTTACTG tggGTTTTTCTTCCCGATCAAGATCAAAGATCTCAGTTAATCCTCCCACCCCCGATTCACGTGGACTACCGGGCTGCTTGCTTCTGTCATCGAAATCTTATTGAAATTGGCTATGTCTGTTCTGTGTGCTTGTCAA TATTCTGCAATTTCAGTCCTATCTGCACCACCTGCGA GACAGCCTTTAAGATTTCGCTGCCTCCGGTGCTGAaggccaagaaaaagaaactgaaagcatCAGCATGA